GACCCGATGTCTCGGGCACCGTCGTGCTGTACGCGGGCCAGGAGCGGCTCGACGCCCAGCGCCGCACCCTCGGCGAGCCGCCGCTGGTGGACGGCGCGGTGCTCTCCCTCCAGTTCCCGGGTGAGGACGAGTCGCCCGGTACGGACGCCTCGGCCCAGCTCCATGTGGTGGCGGGTCCCGACGCGGGCGGCGTCCATCTGCTGCACGGCGGCCAGATCAGGATCGGCCGCTCCGCCGACGCGGACGTACCGCTGGACGACCCGGACGTCTCACGGCTGCACTGCGCGGTCACGGTCGCCGAGGACGGCCGGGTCACGGTGGCGGACCTCGGCTCGACGAACGGCACCACGCTGGACGGCGCGGCGGTGGGCACGCGCCAGGTCCGGCTGCCCGCGGGGGCGCTGCTGCGACTGGGCGAGTCGACACTGCGCTTGACCCCGGGCGAGCGGGCACCCGCGCTCACCACGGCCCCGGACGGCGAGGGCCACCTGCGCGTGACCAGGCCGGACGCGGAGAGGACTGGTGCGGGCGAGCCGGAGTCCGGCGGATCCTCATCCGGTGGGTACGGCCCGGCCGGCGCCGGGCCTGGCGAATACACAGCCCGCGGGCCGGCGTCGGGCGGGTACCGCCCCGACAGCTCAGGACCTGGTGAATACGGCACCGGCGGAACGGCGCCCGGCGGCTCCGGCCCCCGCGGGTCGGCATCCGGCGAGTACGGCCCCGGGACGGCACCCGGCAACTTCCGTCCCGACGCGTCGGCTCCCCGCAGCTCCGCCCCCGGCGAGCACGGCCCCGCGCTCCCCGGTGCCGACCCCCGGGTGCCCACCCAGTACGACCCCATCGCTCCCACCGCCCCCACCGGCGCCGCCCACGGTGCCGCGGGGACCCTGTACACCTACGGCTCCGACATCGGCGACACCACGCACTCCAGGGCGGCCGACGCGACCGACGCGAACGGCACCCAGGGGGGAGCCGGCGGCGCGCTCGAGGCGCACAGCCGTACCGCCTCCGACGGGGCTCCGCGGCAGGGCACCCACGCCCGCGGCATCCGGATGCCCGACGGCGTCACCCGCAGACGCGGTATAGGCGCCTGGGCGCGGCGGCTCGCCGGTGGCCGGGACGAGCCCGCGCCCGAGCTCCCGCCCCGGCCGGGCCGCTGGGTCCCCGCCGCGCCCGCGGTCGAGAGCTGGCCCGATCCGGCCGCGGTGCTGCTCACCGCGCTCGGACCCGGCCCCCGCCTCTGGGAGCGGGGACCGGCGCATCCCGAGTCGCTCGTCCTGCGGCTCGGCACGACCGACCGGGCCGAGCTGCCCTCCGTACCGGTGACCGTCGGCCTGCGCGAGGCCGGTTCGCTCGGGCTCGCCGGGCCCAGGGCACGGCTGGCCGGTCTGGCCCGGTCCGCCGTCGCCCAGCTCGCCGCGCTGCACTCGCCCGTCGACCTGGAGATCGTGCTGATCTCCACGGACCGGACCCGGAGCCTGGAGGAGCGCAGGGGCGAGTGGGCCTGGCTCGGCTGGCTGCCGCATCTGCGGCCCGCGCACGGCCAGGACTGCCGCCTGCTCCTCGCCTACGACCGGGACCAGGCCACTGCCCGCAGCGCCGAGCTGACCCGCCGCCTGGACGACGGACCGCTCGGCCCGGGCTGGCCGAGCGCCGACCGCAGGTCCGTCGCCGATGCGGCCGCGCGGTACGAAGGGGCTCGTACCGTCGTCATCGTGGACGGCGACCCCGGATCCGCCGCGCTGCGCGAGACGACGGCCCGCCTCGCCGGTGCCGGTTCCGCCGCCGGGATCCATCTGATCTGTCTGGCCGAGACCCCGGCCGCCTCGCCCCTCTCGCCGGTGGCCGCGACGTACGAGTCGGCGTGCGCGGCCTCGCTCGCCTTCCGCGAGTGCGGGGCGGTCGCCCTGCTGAGCGGTGATGTGGCGACGGCGCTGCGGCTGATGCGTACGGCGGGCGGGCAGCCCGCCGGGCACGGCAGGGTCGGCGCGGTGGACGCGGTCTCGGCGGCCTGGGCGGAGCGCTTCGGCCGCGCGCTCGCGCCGCTGCGCGCCGAGGGCGGGAGCACGCACCCCGGCCGGGCCACGGCGCTGCCCCGGTCCGCGCGGCTCCTCGACGAGCTGGGTCTGGCCCGCGCCACCCCCGCATCGCTGATGGCGCGCTGGGCATCGGCGGGCGACGGCACCGCGGTGCTCGGCGCGGGCCCGCGCGGCCCGCTCGCCGTCGATCTGACCGAGGAGGGCCCGCATCTGCTGATCGAGGGCCCGGCGGGCAGCGGCCGTACGGAGCTGCTGCGCTCCGTCGCGGCCTCGCTGGCCGCCGCCGGCCGCCCGGACCGGCTCGGTCTGCTGCTGGTGGACGGCGCCGGCGGCGAGCGCGGCGAAGGCCTGGCCTGCTGCACCGAACTCCCGCATGTCACCGAGCACTTGGCCGCCTGGGACCCGGTCCGTATGCGGGCCTTCGCGCAGGCGCTGGGGGCCGAGCTGAAGCGGCGGTCCGAGCTGCTGGGCAGCGTGGGCTTCGCCGAGTGGCACACGCAGCGCGAGGCGGCGGACCGGATGGTGGGCCAGCGGCCGCCGAGCGCCGCCGAGCAGCGCGGCGACCTGGACTCGCCCTCCAGCGGCACGCTCCGGCTGCGCCCCGGAGCCCGTACGAAGGCGGAGGGGCCGCCCCCGCTGCCCCGGCTCGTGCTGCTGGTCGACGACTTCGACGCGCTGGTCGCCCCGGCCCTCGGCAGCACCGGGCGGCCCGCGGCCGGTTCCGTCGTACGGGCCCTGGAGGCCGTGGCGCGGGACGGCGAGCGGCTCGGCGTACATCTGGTGGCGACGTCCGCCCGTCCGGACCGTACGGCCGACACGGAGCTGGCGAACGGCGCGCGGCTGCGCATCGTGCTGGACGCCCCGCCCGCCTCGCCGGGGCCTGAGGACCCTGCCCCCGGGCGGGGCCGGCTCGGGCATCCGGACGGCCGGGTGACACCGTTCCAGAGCGGCCGGGTGACGGGGCGCATTCCGCGTACGGCGACCTTGCGTCCCACTGTGGTGCCGCTCGAGTGGGAGCGGATGGGCGATCCGCCGACCCGCAGGCCCGTTCGTGAACTGGGCAATGGGCCAACGGACTTGGCGCTTCTGGCCAGTGCCCTGGAGCGAGCTGCGCGATCAGTGGACGCGGCTCCGGTGCCACCGCTGACCCCAGCCCGTCCCTGACCGACGGCACAGTCGCATGGTTTGACAT
The Streptomyces lunaelactis genome window above contains:
- a CDS encoding FHA domain-containing protein, coding for MQIRLTVLAPRSGQSAAAGHDSRPPHAPYAFAGRACDVLITAPAGTALAAVASGLAAAVSGPDVSGTVVLYAGQERLDAQRRTLGEPPLVDGAVLSLQFPGEDESPGTDASAQLHVVAGPDAGGVHLLHGGQIRIGRSADADVPLDDPDVSRLHCAVTVAEDGRVTVADLGSTNGTTLDGAAVGTRQVRLPAGALLRLGESTLRLTPGERAPALTTAPDGEGHLRVTRPDAERTGAGEPESGGSSSGGYGPAGAGPGEYTARGPASGGYRPDSSGPGEYGTGGTAPGGSGPRGSASGEYGPGTAPGNFRPDASAPRSSAPGEHGPALPGADPRVPTQYDPIAPTAPTGAAHGAAGTLYTYGSDIGDTTHSRAADATDANGTQGGAGGALEAHSRTASDGAPRQGTHARGIRMPDGVTRRRGIGAWARRLAGGRDEPAPELPPRPGRWVPAAPAVESWPDPAAVLLTALGPGPRLWERGPAHPESLVLRLGTTDRAELPSVPVTVGLREAGSLGLAGPRARLAGLARSAVAQLAALHSPVDLEIVLISTDRTRSLEERRGEWAWLGWLPHLRPAHGQDCRLLLAYDRDQATARSAELTRRLDDGPLGPGWPSADRRSVADAAARYEGARTVVIVDGDPGSAALRETTARLAGAGSAAGIHLICLAETPAASPLSPVAATYESACAASLAFRECGAVALLSGDVATALRLMRTAGGQPAGHGRVGAVDAVSAAWAERFGRALAPLRAEGGSTHPGRATALPRSARLLDELGLARATPASLMARWASAGDGTAVLGAGPRGPLAVDLTEEGPHLLIEGPAGSGRTELLRSVAASLAAAGRPDRLGLLLVDGAGGERGEGLACCTELPHVTEHLAAWDPVRMRAFAQALGAELKRRSELLGSVGFAEWHTQREAADRMVGQRPPSAAEQRGDLDSPSSGTLRLRPGARTKAEGPPPLPRLVLLVDDFDALVAPALGSTGRPAAGSVVRALEAVARDGERLGVHLVATSARPDRTADTELANGARLRIVLDAPPASPGPEDPAPGRGRLGHPDGRVTPFQSGRVTGRIPRTATLRPTVVPLEWERMGDPPTRRPVRELGNGPTDLALLASALERAARSVDAAPVPPLTPARP